One genomic window of Evansella cellulosilytica DSM 2522 includes the following:
- a CDS encoding LolA family protein has product MKNMTLLIGLITIALIGAGCTSSQVGVSADELYSNILSTNDDFFAYYAEGEMTFHYGDGLSEKATFKEHVSQEGKRKVITIDNATNQQSIAVNDGFDLYFYEEANDTAIKIDLSDEAIPTLTHREQVTSMLENMKDTHYYEVKGEVVVNGIDTYHMVLTAKESNLLIGDIELWVDKKTWFMVKGISVAGDITTTIEYKEIDFSPQFDDDTFTIDLPSHITFTEVNDTLNESIKIIDSISDAEEIVQTPFYLFDEEDLSLLSIESYSLSGEIQEEVTLYYWKNDIPYLSLSVAPTYNEDAYLGGEKVTIRGSIVAEYLESLRYLIWDENNIQYSISILHPDVELDDIIQLVNEMKLSND; this is encoded by the coding sequence GTGAAAAACATGACTTTACTCATCGGGCTGATCACCATAGCCCTAATTGGAGCCGGATGCACTTCCTCACAAGTAGGGGTTTCGGCTGATGAGCTATATTCCAATATTTTATCTACTAATGATGATTTTTTCGCTTACTATGCTGAAGGTGAGATGACCTTTCATTACGGCGATGGTCTTTCTGAAAAAGCTACCTTTAAAGAACATGTTAGTCAAGAAGGGAAAAGAAAGGTTATTACGATTGACAACGCTACAAACCAACAATCAATTGCAGTAAATGATGGTTTTGACTTGTATTTTTATGAAGAAGCTAATGATACTGCCATTAAAATAGATCTCTCTGACGAAGCCATTCCTACGTTAACTCATAGGGAGCAAGTAACCTCGATGCTAGAAAACATGAAAGACACACATTACTATGAAGTAAAAGGTGAAGTAGTCGTTAATGGAATAGATACTTATCATATGGTTCTTACTGCGAAAGAGTCAAATTTACTAATAGGTGATATCGAGTTATGGGTCGATAAAAAAACATGGTTCATGGTGAAGGGAATATCTGTAGCTGGTGATATTACAACTACCATTGAATATAAGGAGATCGATTTTAGCCCTCAGTTCGATGATGATACCTTTACGATTGATTTACCGAGTCATATTACATTTACAGAAGTGAATGATACGTTAAATGAAAGTATCAAGATTATTGACTCAATTTCAGATGCAGAGGAAATAGTGCAAACACCTTTTTATTTATTCGATGAAGAGGACTTAAGCCTCCTATCGATTGAAAGTTATTCTCTTTCCGGTGAAATACAAGAGGAAGTTACTCTCTATTATTGGAAAAATGATATTCCTTATTTATCATTAAGTGTTGCACCCACTTATAATGAAGATGCATATTTAGGAGGTGAAAAAGTAACGATACGTGGTAGTATCGTAGCAGAATATTTAGAGAGCTTGAGGTATCTCATTTGGGATGAAAACAATATTCAATATTCTATCTCTAT
- a CDS encoding sensor histidine kinase, with product MKIKTWLMISYFIVMILPITTIYALYITISSYDKEQDLENYLDVLQTFSNLEPILNNASLYQLQPMTNYEHIQKMGSDSLQINLYRPDGVQLFSTLNSPSTNTPLFASTTEVYQNLNEIQKNYRTYSLKKPVFENGELAGIYEMKLARDEWLEGVSNRTLTLFTLFSFFFILTYAVVIFLLNRKLNRPLQLLHARMTDFAKEKEISPLKTIPKDEIGELMGHFEEMRVEIEGTKKELLNHQKEKDFIVASLSHDLKTPLTVVRAYNEALLYGQLSPRERNEYKQVLFEKLDFMSQMLDDLVTYNSLQSTRNHSEFKVVDGEEFFDMLLSGYEESAASKDIQLHTHYDVESKYKVNPKQMIRLVDNVMTNGLRHTPQMKSLWIGAYKQTSPLPKWVFPSLIKKVDEWRKGGTVILVQNEGSFIDSENVDYLFQPFVQGETARSQSGSSGLGLSIAKMIIEQHGGKIMLWSEKPHGTLIACWLQEIEGDDYR from the coding sequence ATGAAGATAAAAACATGGCTTATGATTAGTTATTTTATTGTAATGATTCTTCCTATTACTACTATTTATGCCCTTTATATTACAATTAGTAGCTATGATAAAGAACAAGATTTAGAAAATTATTTAGACGTTTTACAAACATTTTCAAATTTAGAACCTATATTAAATAACGCTAGTTTGTACCAGCTACAACCAATGACAAACTATGAACATATACAAAAGATGGGCAGCGATTCGTTACAAATTAATTTGTACCGTCCTGATGGGGTACAGCTATTTTCAACATTAAATAGTCCATCAACCAATACCCCATTATTTGCAAGTACAACTGAAGTCTATCAAAACCTTAATGAGATTCAAAAAAATTATCGTACATATTCGTTAAAAAAACCTGTTTTTGAAAATGGCGAACTTGCTGGTATTTATGAGATGAAATTAGCAAGAGACGAGTGGTTAGAAGGGGTAAGTAACCGAACACTTACATTATTTACACTATTTAGCTTCTTTTTTATTTTAACGTATGCAGTAGTTATTTTTTTATTAAATCGAAAGCTCAATCGGCCCCTTCAGCTTTTACATGCGAGAATGACAGACTTCGCAAAGGAAAAGGAAATTAGTCCGTTAAAAACGATTCCGAAAGATGAGATCGGTGAGCTAATGGGTCATTTTGAAGAAATGCGCGTGGAAATAGAAGGAACGAAAAAGGAACTACTCAATCATCAGAAAGAAAAGGACTTTATTGTCGCTTCCTTATCCCACGATCTTAAAACACCCTTAACCGTTGTCCGAGCATATAATGAGGCTTTATTGTATGGGCAGCTATCACCAAGGGAAAGAAATGAATATAAACAAGTTCTTTTTGAGAAGTTAGATTTCATGAGTCAAATGCTTGATGATTTAGTCACATATAATTCACTTCAATCTACACGTAACCATTCAGAATTCAAAGTAGTCGATGGAGAAGAATTCTTCGATATGCTTCTATCAGGTTACGAAGAATCAGCTGCTAGTAAAGACATTCAGTTACACACTCACTATGATGTAGAAAGTAAGTATAAAGTGAATCCAAAACAAATGATTAGACTTGTTGATAATGTGATGACAAATGGGTTGCGGCATACTCCGCAAATGAAAAGCCTTTGGATTGGTGCCTATAAACAAACTAGCCCACTACCAAAATGGGTTTTTCCCTCACTCATCAAAAAAGTCGATGAATGGAGAAAGGGCGGCACTGTTATATTAGTTCAAAACGAAGGTAGTTTCATAGACTCAGAAAATGTAGACTACCTTTTTCAACCATTCGTTCAAGGAGAAACTGCAAGAAGTCAATCTGGAAGCTCCGGTCTTGGTTTAAGCATAGCTAAAATGATTATTGAACAGCACGGCGGAAAAATTATGCTATGGTCAGAAAAACCACACGGAACACTTATTGCATGTTGGTTGCAGGAAATAGAAGGGGATGATTATAGGTGA
- a CDS encoding response regulator transcription factor, whose translation MSHTRNILIVEDDKDIARIVVDHLRKEGFHVTWASTGMEGLEDFKQNSFDLVLVDLMLPEMDGFTLCKTIRLESNVPLLIISAKQEDASKIRGLDLGADDYLTKPFSLIELSARIHSHLRRYDRYLHQHEAQPMIDFLHGLSIDFLKKNVYLNGKPLLLTTKELDLLLLLAKNPCQTFSKTELYEHIWQQSSLDGNNTVTVHIKGLRTKLQDNSRTSKFIQTVWGEGYRFIGEVIQ comes from the coding sequence TTGAGTCATACTCGGAATATATTAATAGTTGAAGACGATAAGGATATTGCAAGAATCGTTGTCGATCACTTACGTAAAGAGGGCTTCCATGTCACATGGGCTTCTACTGGTATGGAAGGGTTAGAGGATTTTAAGCAAAATAGCTTTGATTTAGTACTAGTAGATTTAATGCTACCTGAAATGGATGGATTTACTTTATGCAAGACGATAAGACTTGAAAGCAATGTTCCATTGCTTATTATTAGCGCTAAACAAGAGGATGCTAGTAAAATCCGAGGGTTAGATCTTGGTGCCGATGATTATTTAACGAAGCCCTTTAGCTTAATCGAGCTTTCTGCAAGAATCCATTCACATTTAAGAAGGTACGACCGTTACTTACATCAACATGAAGCACAACCTATGATTGATTTTCTACATGGTCTATCAATCGATTTTTTGAAAAAGAATGTCTATTTAAATGGTAAACCATTATTGTTAACAACTAAAGAACTAGACTTACTTTTACTTTTAGCTAAAAACCCTTGTCAAACGTTCTCGAAAACAGAGCTTTACGAGCATATATGGCAACAAAGTAGTTTAGATGGGAATAATACAGTTACTGTTCATATAAAAGGGCTACGAACAAAACTTCAAGATAATTCTCGTACATCTAAATTTATTCAAACAGTTTGGGGAGAAGGATATAGATTCATCGGTGAAGTGATTCAATGA
- the wrbA gene encoding NAD(P)H:quinone oxidoreductase, translating to MSNINVAIVYYSSTGTNYQLAQWAKEGAQELGAAAKVLKVPELAPEAAIEQNPAWKAHMEETKDVPEVTLDDLENADAIIFSVPTRFGNVPGQMKQFLDTTGGLWFNGKLANKAVSAMSSASNAHGGQEATILALYNTMYHWGAIVVAPGYTDPVAFESGGNPYGTSVTVSQDGKMQEDVEKAVKHQARRTVEVAQWIQHGTK from the coding sequence ATGTCTAATATAAACGTAGCAATCGTTTATTACAGCTCAACAGGAACGAATTACCAGCTAGCACAATGGGCAAAGGAAGGAGCACAGGAGTTAGGTGCTGCCGCAAAGGTGTTAAAGGTGCCTGAGCTCGCTCCTGAAGCAGCTATCGAGCAAAACCCTGCTTGGAAAGCACATATGGAAGAAACGAAGGATGTACCTGAGGTAACTTTGGATGATTTGGAGAACGCAGATGCAATCATTTTTAGCGTCCCTACACGATTTGGAAATGTTCCAGGACAAATGAAACAGTTCTTAGATACGACTGGTGGGTTATGGTTTAATGGTAAGCTTGCTAATAAAGCAGTGAGTGCGATGAGTTCTGCTTCTAATGCTCACGGTGGACAAGAGGCAACAATATTAGCGCTATATAATACTATGTATCATTGGGGAGCAATTGTTGTTGCACCTGGCTATACCGATCCAGTAGCATTTGAATCTGGTGGAAACCCATACGGGACAAGTGTCACAGTTAGCCAAGATGGAAAAATGCAGGAGGACGTAGAAAAAGCAGTGAAGCATCAAGCAAGAAGAACAGTAGAAGTGGCACAATGGATCCAACACGGTACGAAATAA
- a CDS encoding TlpA family protein disulfide reductase: MLKKRLMNLSIFIIAILVSGYVVYDYILKESSRNDQRIEEYLSTGGIENRDEEVSYSESEEIGPYPGRIAPNFTLPSWDESSEISLHDYRGNFVIMNAWASWCGPCKDEIPYLIDFHENYAEEDVEVLGVNLTNTETSKSSAIAFINDFNIPYDIAMDVEGFVEKEYLIVSLPMTFVIDPDGRTIIRKVGYMNYEQIIALYEEAQEIYYNEGDSKG; this comes from the coding sequence TTGCTAAAAAAAAGGTTAATGAATTTATCCATATTCATCATTGCCATACTAGTGAGTGGCTATGTCGTATACGACTATATATTAAAGGAAAGTTCTCGAAACGATCAACGTATCGAAGAATACTTATCAACTGGCGGGATAGAGAATAGAGATGAGGAAGTGAGTTATTCTGAATCTGAGGAAATCGGTCCTTACCCTGGCCGAATTGCACCAAACTTCACCCTCCCGTCTTGGGATGAATCTTCGGAAATAAGTTTACATGATTACCGTGGTAATTTTGTCATCATGAACGCGTGGGCATCTTGGTGTGGCCCATGTAAAGATGAAATTCCATACTTAATTGACTTTCATGAAAACTATGCCGAGGAAGATGTCGAAGTTTTAGGCGTAAACTTAACAAATACTGAAACGAGTAAGTCTAGTGCTATTGCGTTTATTAATGACTTCAATATTCCTTATGATATAGCGATGGATGTTGAAGGATTCGTAGAGAAAGAATACTTAATTGTGAGTTTACCGATGACATTTGTAATCGATCCTGATGGGCGAACGATTATTAGGAAAGTTGGTTACATGAACTACGAGCAAATTATTGCATTATACGAGGAAGCACAAGAAATCTACTATAATGAAGGTGACTCAAAAGGCTGA
- a CDS encoding glutathione peroxidase, with product MSIYHYSAVAMNGKDKSLREYKGKVVLIVNTAGRCGFTYQYKDLQRLYDRYKDKGFVILGFPCNQFDHQEPDSNDQIQTSCMLNYGVSFPLFQKTDVRGNDAHPLFNYLTGQKNFKGFNEMHPVSKILLPLINEKHPEYLSDNYSIKWNFTKFLIDPEGNVVDRFECTTDPIDIERDIESLLQQVTA from the coding sequence ATGAGTATCTATCATTACTCTGCTGTTGCAATGAATGGCAAAGATAAATCTTTAAGAGAATATAAAGGGAAAGTTGTTCTCATAGTGAATACTGCTGGAAGGTGTGGATTTACATACCAATACAAAGATTTACAACGTTTATATGACCGTTATAAAGATAAGGGGTTTGTCATTTTAGGTTTCCCATGTAACCAATTCGACCATCAAGAGCCTGACTCTAATGATCAAATTCAAACGAGCTGCATGCTTAATTACGGTGTTAGTTTCCCATTATTTCAAAAAACAGATGTCCGCGGAAATGACGCACATCCATTATTTAATTATTTAACGGGTCAGAAAAATTTTAAAGGCTTTAATGAAATGCATCCAGTATCAAAAATCTTGCTGCCTCTTATTAACGAGAAGCACCCTGAGTATTTAAGCGATAACTATAGTATAAAATGGAATTTCACGAAGTTTCTAATTGATCCTGAAGGAAACGTTGTAGATCGATTTGAATGTACGACAGATCCAATTGATATAGAGCGTGATATTGAAAGCCTACTTCAGCAAGTAACTGCTTAG
- a CDS encoding hemolysin family protein has product MEQIPIYLILLLFLLLIMSAFFSSAETAYSSANRIRLKTMMDENNKGAQRAYSILHNFDQALSTILVGNNLVNIAAATISAQVATAIFGPNLGVFVSTFVMTVLVLIFGEILPKSYAKEFAETFSSKISWILLVLIKFLSPITWVFLQLKIFVSKLIKKEKTAPSVTEEELKELISISEEEGVIDESERELVHRSLDFNDIIVAEIVTPRMDIVAIDVNNTVDEIKNTFIKERYSRIPVYEGNIDNIIGILSERDFLKAYIQLEYDVDIRKLLRDPVFVFESMRIHTLLPQLQKNKGHMAIVIDEYGGTEGLITLEDILEEIVGEIWDEHDEDINLLKQVDPSTLIVHADCPLDDFVRKTKIELPDTPYHTIGGWLSEVFQRIPSVNEEVQYEHISLKIIDADERRIRAIEVSLN; this is encoded by the coding sequence TTGGAGCAGATTCCTATATACCTTATTTTATTACTATTTCTCCTACTAATCATGTCTGCTTTCTTTTCCTCAGCCGAAACCGCATATTCTAGTGCGAACAGAATACGCTTGAAAACAATGATGGACGAAAATAATAAAGGTGCACAGCGAGCATATAGTATTCTCCATAATTTCGACCAAGCATTGTCAACAATATTAGTTGGGAATAACTTAGTAAATATTGCTGCTGCAACAATATCTGCACAAGTAGCAACAGCGATTTTCGGACCTAATTTAGGCGTATTTGTAAGTACATTTGTCATGACTGTACTCGTCCTCATTTTTGGCGAAATATTACCTAAGTCGTATGCAAAGGAATTTGCAGAAACGTTCTCTTCAAAAATATCATGGATATTGCTTGTTCTTATAAAATTTTTATCACCGATAACTTGGGTTTTCCTACAGCTTAAAATATTCGTTTCAAAACTTATAAAAAAGGAGAAGACGGCACCTTCCGTCACAGAAGAAGAGTTAAAGGAATTAATTAGTATTAGTGAAGAAGAAGGCGTCATTGACGAAAGTGAACGAGAATTAGTTCACCGCTCCTTAGACTTTAATGATATTATCGTTGCAGAAATAGTCACGCCTCGGATGGATATCGTCGCTATTGATGTCAATAACACAGTGGATGAAATAAAAAACACATTCATAAAGGAACGTTATTCTCGTATCCCTGTTTATGAAGGAAATATCGATAATATTATAGGTATTTTATCAGAACGTGATTTTTTAAAGGCATATATTCAACTAGAATATGATGTAGATATTCGCAAGCTTTTACGTGATCCTGTATTTGTTTTTGAGTCGATGCGAATCCATACATTGCTGCCGCAACTTCAGAAAAATAAAGGGCATATGGCTATTGTCATCGATGAATATGGAGGAACAGAAGGACTCATTACACTCGAAGATATTTTAGAAGAAATAGTGGGAGAAATCTGGGATGAACATGATGAGGATATTAACTTACTCAAACAGGTTGACCCTTCCACACTCATTGTTCATGCCGATTGTCCATTGGATGATTTCGTAAGGAAAACGAAAATTGAGCTACCTGACACACCATATCACACAATTGGTGGTTGGCTTTCCGAAGTGTTTCAACGAATTCCGTCGGTTAATGAAGAAGTACAATATGAGCATATTTCTTTAAAGATTATTGATGCTGACGAGAGAAGAATACGTGCGATCGAGGTTAGCTTAAACTAA
- a CDS encoding spore coat protein: MSQGHLAWHETLEIHELVAAQSIGLMKMKKAIKDINNQELHGIYESAIKGVTNNLMELIAFYPDMPRAESTMTEKELEGLYAGDLLTFSKMSVRNYAIAITEAATPEVRKVFQKHLNNAIDLHGKVFNYMYKTGKYPAYDLDKLLKNDLQLARKALK, encoded by the coding sequence ATGAGTCAAGGTCATTTAGCTTGGCATGAAACGTTGGAAATTCATGAGTTGGTAGCAGCACAATCAATCGGTTTAATGAAGATGAAAAAAGCAATAAAGGATATTAATAACCAAGAATTACATGGGATTTATGAAAGCGCAATTAAAGGTGTTACAAATAATTTGATGGAACTTATAGCATTTTATCCTGATATGCCAAGGGCAGAAAGTACGATGACAGAAAAAGAGTTAGAAGGTTTGTATGCAGGTGACTTACTCACTTTTTCTAAAATGAGTGTTCGGAATTACGCGATTGCAATTACAGAAGCGGCAACACCTGAAGTTAGAAAGGTATTTCAAAAGCATTTAAATAATGCGATTGATCTACATGGGAAAGTATTTAACTATATGTATAAAACAGGAAAATACCCAGCGTATGATTTAGATAAGCTGTTAAAAAATGACTTGCAGCTAGCAAGAAAAGCGTTGAAGTAA
- a CDS encoding TraR/DksA C4-type zinc finger protein — protein sequence MLTNDQINALKKELMQMKEEQLTRLNGQHYGLELELLKESVGELSNYDNHPGDQGTELYEREKDIALNEHSEQLLDEIDNALKAIEEGSYGKCEVCGTDIPYERLEAIPNARRCIQHAEEKSVSNKRPVEEDVIAPAFGEFEYDESVRNETFFDAEDAWQTVSIYGSSETPSDFLNVDNKDYNNMFVESEEPIGIVEDIEGILTADIEGNYSGPSVDHKEYEQYLDENDVTSVLDGNKKEEE from the coding sequence TTGCTTACAAATGATCAAATAAATGCATTGAAAAAAGAACTCATGCAGATGAAGGAAGAGCAGCTCACTCGTTTAAATGGACAACATTATGGCTTAGAATTAGAATTACTAAAAGAATCAGTTGGTGAGTTATCCAATTATGATAATCACCCTGGGGACCAAGGAACAGAGCTCTATGAACGAGAAAAGGATATTGCATTAAATGAGCATAGTGAACAGCTGTTAGATGAAATAGATAATGCGTTAAAAGCAATAGAGGAAGGGTCATATGGGAAATGTGAAGTTTGTGGTACGGACATTCCGTATGAGCGATTAGAAGCAATTCCAAATGCGCGAAGATGTATACAGCACGCAGAAGAGAAGTCGGTTTCTAATAAACGGCCAGTTGAAGAAGACGTCATTGCACCCGCATTTGGTGAATTTGAATACGACGAAAGCGTACGAAACGAAACGTTTTTCGATGCAGAAGATGCTTGGCAAACAGTAAGTATATACGGTTCATCAGAGACACCTTCAGATTTTCTAAACGTAGACAACAAAGATTACAACAACATGTTTGTTGAATCTGAAGAACCTATTGGGATAGTTGAAGATATCGAGGGAATTTTAACTGCAGATATTGAAGGAAACTATTCTGGACCAAGTGTGGATCACAAGGAATATGAACAATATTTGGATGAAAATGATGTTACCTCTGTATTAGACGGTAATAAAAAAGAAGAAGAATAA
- a CDS encoding ArsR/SmtB family transcription factor, with the protein MTILNKLDIEQGAKILKLLGDNTRLNIVTLLMEDECCVCELVEILQMSQPSISQHVAKLKSFNIITERRKGQWIFYKINTSAEIYPLIDSIVSHFPEQNDRIKALEEKGLRVCCN; encoded by the coding sequence ATGACAATATTAAATAAGTTAGATATTGAACAAGGAGCAAAAATCTTGAAGCTGTTAGGAGACAATACGAGGCTCAATATTGTAACACTCCTAATGGAGGATGAATGCTGTGTATGTGAGCTCGTGGAAATTCTGCAGATGAGTCAGCCATCGATAAGTCAACATGTAGCTAAACTAAAGTCCTTTAATATCATAACGGAACGTAGAAAAGGGCAGTGGATTTTTTACAAAATAAATACATCAGCAGAGATTTATCCCCTAATAGATAGCATTGTTTCACACTTCCCAGAGCAAAATGATCGTATTAAAGCGTTAGAGGAGAAAGGTTTAAGAGTGTGTTGTAATTAA
- the arsB gene encoding ACR3 family arsenite efflux transporter, which translates to MGNEQAQGQGLSFFERYLTIWVAVCIIVGIAIGQLMPAVPNTLDEWKISEISIPVAILIWLMIFPMMAKIDFSSIVNAGKKPKGLVITLVVNWLIKPFTMFFFAWLFFRFIFSPFIPETLATEYIAGAVLLGAAPCTAMVFVWSYLTKGDAGYTLIQVSVNDLILIFAYGPIVALLLRVNNVIVPLDTVFLSVLLFIVIPLAAGYISRVILVKRKGMDWFQNVFLKKAGNFTIIGLLLTLVILFSFQGDVILNNPFHIGLIAVPLIIQTLFIFVIAYLWAKWWRIKHSIAAPAAMIGTSNFFELAVAVAIALFGLNSGAALVTVVGVLVEVPLMLYLVKIANKTKHWFPESSVVKHG; encoded by the coding sequence ATGGGTAATGAACAAGCCCAAGGACAAGGACTTAGTTTTTTTGAGCGCTACTTAACGATTTGGGTAGCAGTATGTATTATCGTAGGAATTGCAATCGGACAATTAATGCCAGCAGTACCTAATACATTAGATGAATGGAAGATTTCAGAGATCTCCATTCCTGTTGCCATCTTAATATGGTTAATGATCTTTCCTATGATGGCAAAAATTGATTTTTCAAGTATTGTCAACGCAGGAAAAAAACCTAAAGGCTTAGTTATTACTTTAGTAGTTAACTGGCTTATCAAGCCTTTTACAATGTTTTTCTTCGCTTGGTTATTTTTTCGCTTTATATTTAGTCCATTTATACCCGAAACGTTAGCAACTGAATATATCGCAGGAGCCGTACTTCTCGGAGCTGCACCATGTACAGCGATGGTATTCGTATGGAGCTACCTTACAAAAGGGGATGCAGGATATACGTTAATTCAAGTATCAGTTAATGATTTAATTTTAATTTTTGCTTATGGACCAATCGTAGCGCTACTACTTAGAGTAAATAATGTCATTGTTCCGTTAGATACAGTATTTTTATCGGTGCTATTATTTATTGTTATTCCGTTAGCTGCTGGTTATATTTCACGAGTAATCCTTGTGAAGAGAAAAGGAATGGATTGGTTCCAAAATGTGTTTCTAAAAAAAGCTGGGAATTTTACAATTATCGGCCTTTTACTCACGTTAGTTATTTTGTTTTCTTTCCAAGGAGACGTTATTTTAAATAATCCGTTCCACATCGGATTAATTGCAGTGCCACTCATTATCCAGACGTTATTTATTTTTGTTATTGCGTATTTATGGGCGAAGTGGTGGAGAATTAAGCATAGCATAGCAGCACCAGCTGCGATGATTGGAACGAGTAATTTCTTTGAGCTAGCTGTAGCCGTTGCAATCGCATTATTTGGATTAAACTCAGGTGCTGCTCTCGTGACAGTTGTCGGTGTGCTTGTTGAGGTTCCGCTCATGCTATATTTAGTGAAAATTGCCAACAAAACAAAGCACTGGTTCCCAGAAAGCAGCGTCGTAAAACACGGATGA
- the arsC gene encoding arsenate reductase (thioredoxin) encodes MTKPIIYFLCTGNSCRSQMAEAWGKAYLGEKYDVYSAGIEAHGVNPKAVQAMKEVDIDITDQTSDTIDQELLQKADLVVTLCGHANDVCPATPPNKERVHWGFDDPAKAEGTDEEKWAVFQRVRDEIGARIKRFAEE; translated from the coding sequence ATGACTAAACCAATTATTTATTTTTTATGTACAGGTAATTCATGCAGAAGTCAAATGGCTGAGGCATGGGGGAAAGCATATTTAGGGGAAAAATATGACGTGTATTCTGCAGGGATTGAAGCTCACGGAGTAAATCCAAAGGCAGTTCAAGCAATGAAAGAAGTAGACATTGATATTACTGATCAAACATCAGACACTATAGATCAAGAGCTTTTGCAGAAGGCAGACTTAGTCGTAACTCTATGCGGCCATGCTAACGATGTTTGCCCAGCAACACCACCTAATAAGGAACGTGTCCACTGGGGCTTCGATGACCCAGCAAAGGCAGAAGGAACCGATGAAGAGAAATGGGCCGTATTCCAACGCGTACGTGATGAAATTGGAGCACGCATTAAAAGATTTGCAGAAGAGTAA